In Rhodopirellula bahusiensis, the DNA window ACACGAGTACTTGCTGCTAGGGGTCCGAGGCAGCATGCCATTCGTCGACAAAACCTGTCGTAGTTGGTTGATTCATCCGAGAACGCGGCACAGCAGCAAACCGTTCGCGATCCGACAGCTGATCGAGCGGGTCAGCCCTGGGCCGTATCTCGAACTTTATGGTCGCGTGGAGCAACCACGCACCCAATGGACAGTGTACGGCAATCAAGTGGAACGACGACTTTTCTAATTCTGGTCAACTCAAATGAAAATTGACGTTCAAAAAGAACAGCCGATCACACTTGCTGAGGTCCCAAAGTATGTACCGAAGCGTGGCGGGAAGAAGGTTCACTACTCAACAGTCTACCGTTGGACGACCAAGGGTGCGCGAGGAAGAGTGCTGGCATCCGTTATGGTTGGAGGAATTCGATACACAACTATTGAGGCAGTTCGTCGCTTCCTTGACGCCAAACCGGCAATGGCCAGCAAAGCGGATTCCTCGCTCGATGATGCAATCGAGGAAGCGCTTCGGGAAGCTGGACTGTGACCGCTGCTTTCGCCAAATCAGCCGACCGCTCGCGCGACCTTTTTGGCCAACTCCAGGTCTCGCTCAGCATAGATCTGCGTTACCTCGGCACTCTCGTGGCCGCAAACTACTTGAGCGGCTTCAATGCCAAATTCTCGACGAACTTGTGTTGCTGATGTATGCCGAAGTCGATTGGGTGCCGACTTCTCAATCTTCAGTTTGTCGCACGCACGATGAATTGCTCTCCGGTAACTATCCGTGAAGTATCGATCACGAGGGGTTCGCTTGGGTGTCTTGCGTCGATTCGTCCCCCGACGATTGCCGCAGGATAGCGGCGTCGTGCGAGCGGCTGCTGCTTTCGCCCGACGGCGTTCTTCGGATTCGGCCGGGGAGAAGCAGAACGAATTCGCTCTTCGTTCGAGATACGGCTCAAGCAACACCTGGGCTTTCGGTCCGATTGCGATCACGCGTTCTTTCTCGTGGTGCTCGGTTTTGTGCTCCGATGGCGTGTAAACCCAAACATCGCCGGAACGATCTACGTCACACGGACGAAGACTACAGACTTCCCCAGGACGTGTTCCCGTCAGTCTCTGAAGTCGGACCATATCCGCGACGATTCCAGGGAGGTTTGGAAGCGTCAATTCTACAATTGAATCATCGACACACTTAACGCCGGGTGATTCTCTCGCGGCGCAGCGACCTTTCTTCAGTCCCGCGAGTGAATTCAGTGACAGCGGCACCCCAGGGTCAACCAGCTCTTTGCCCGCCGCCCACTTGAACATGCGAACCAAACGTCCGACCTGTTTGTTGATGTGTTTCCGAGACCAATCAAGGTCGCTAATCATTTTTTCACGTAACGCATCGAGTGCGACGGGGCCAAAGTCATCCAGGAACTCAGTTGCGTGGTGTTTTCGCAGGATTCGGATCACGTCATCAATCAGCGTCGCTTCCCGCGTGATCTTGCCGTTTTTTTGGTAGTACTGCCGAGCGTGTCGCCGAAACACCAGCGCCAGTTCGTTGATCGTGATCGGAGATCCGGCGAACCGCTTTTTGCGAAGCGTTGCGGCGGTGATTCCAGACAGTTCTTTTTGGACGGAATCTTTGCTTGGCTCTTCGACCTGAACGGCGTCGCGTTCAGATTGCCAACGAAGCAGAACTTTTTGGTACTCCGCGTGGCTTTTGGGAGAACCGTGTGGCCCGAGATAAATTCGTTCGCCGTGGAGCGAAACGGTGGCCTGCATGGTGCCTTTGTGGAGGCAATACTTTGGCGGCCGATGAAAAAGACGTGGCATGTGCTTGACCCAATGTCAGAAGACAAAAGGGTAAGTGCTAGGGAATTACCCCCTAGCACTACCCTTTAGCAACTGGCTCTGAGCCGCACTGCCGACGATCGGCAGGTAACCTAAACGAAGGTTTCAGCAAGAGTTACAAAAGTTGCGGGAGCCGGATTCGAACCGACGACCTCGAGGTTATGAGGCTAGCCCGGAAAACTTCAAAAACACCGTGTTTGACGAAGATTCCGCGATCCTATATCCCTGTTTGCGCTTGTGCAACCTTTATCACTCTTTATCGACCGTTAGAAGTACTTCCTTTTCCGTGCACCCCCAAACAGGGATGACGAACGGGTGACGGAATATCGAAAGCGTGTAAGCGATGAGAGATACACGCGCACGGCATCTGCAGAACGTGAGTGGACGTGCCGCTGCCCTTGGAAGCAGTTTCTGCTTCACGGTCGGCGCACCAAACGATGAGTGAACTAT includes these proteins:
- a CDS encoding DUF1580 domain-containing protein, encoding MKIDVQKEQPITLAEVPKYVPKRGGKKVHYSTVYRWTTKGARGRVLASVMVGGIRYTTIEAVRRFLDAKPAMASKADSSLDDAIEEALREAGL
- a CDS encoding tyrosine-type recombinase/integrase; protein product: MPRLFHRPPKYCLHKGTMQATVSLHGERIYLGPHGSPKSHAEYQKVLLRWQSERDAVQVEEPSKDSVQKELSGITAATLRKKRFAGSPITINELALVFRRHARQYYQKNGKITREATLIDDVIRILRKHHATEFLDDFGPVALDALREKMISDLDWSRKHINKQVGRLVRMFKWAAGKELVDPGVPLSLNSLAGLKKGRCAARESPGVKCVDDSIVELTLPNLPGIVADMVRLQRLTGTRPGEVCSLRPCDVDRSGDVWVYTPSEHKTEHHEKERVIAIGPKAQVLLEPYLERRANSFCFSPAESEERRRAKAAAARTTPLSCGNRRGTNRRKTPKRTPRDRYFTDSYRRAIHRACDKLKIEKSAPNRLRHTSATQVRREFGIEAAQVVCGHESAEVTQIYAERDLELAKKVARAVG